One genomic region from Osmerus mordax isolate fOsmMor3 chromosome 4, fOsmMor3.pri, whole genome shotgun sequence encodes:
- the usb1 gene encoding U6 snRNA phosphodiesterase 1 isoform X2, with protein MCNNDGRLRKKHKSEVSSHRNNCDDHESLSVTGTNAKRHESKTKSEPTLSRLPLPDSLLDMFTGEGEDSDTENSSCHKGRIRSFKHERGNWATYVYFPYLPEEEFLELLDEMLALAAAHGVPLSRAQDFHLSMSQTVVLRHHWIQPFTQSLRTGLSDCRRLVCSAEKLRVYSNAEKTRTFLGMEVSSGHSQLLQIMKTVDGTMEEFRLETFYKNPSFHVSLAWCVGDFTDCMRTCLQKLQGLVDCHEDGRFLLRVDCQELRCKSGNKIFSFPLVC; from the exons ATGTGTAACAATGATGGCAGGTTGAGAAAGAAACACAAGTCAGAGGTCTCCAGTCACAG GAACAACTGCGATGACCATGAGTCTCTCTCAGTTACTGGTACTAATGCCAAAAGGCACGAGTCCAAAACGAAGTCAGAACCAACGCTTTCCAGACTGCCACTCCCTGATAGCCTGTTGGACATGTTcacaggggaaggggaggactcTGACACGGAAAACAGCTCATGTCACAAAGGACGGATACGCTCCTTCAAACATGAGAGGGGGAACTGGGCCACATATGTGTACTTTCCAT ACCTTCCAGAAGAGGAgttcctggagctgctggatGAGATGCTGGCATTAGCAGCGGCCCATGGGGTCCCGCTGTCCCGGGCACAGGACTTCCACCTCAGCATGTCCCAGACAGTGGTACTGCGACACCACTGGATCCAGCCCTTCACACAGTCCCTCAGAACCGGCCTGAGCGACTGCAGGAG GCTTGTGTGTTCAGCAGAGAAACTGAGGGTCTACTCCAATGCAGAGAAAACCAG AACCTTCCTGGGGATGGAAGTCTCTAGTGGGCATTCTCAGTTGTTGCAGATAATGAAGACAGTCGATGGAACCATGGAGGAGTTCCGCCTGGAGACATTCTACAAG AATCCATCGTTCCATGTCAGTCTGGCCTGGTGCGTGGGGGACTTTACTGATTGTATGCGTACCTGTCTACAAAAGCTCCAG GGCCTGGTTGACTGCCATGAAGATGGACGGTTCCTGCTGAGGGTGGACTGTCAGGAGCTTCGCTGCAAATCAGGGAACAAGATCTTCTCTTTCCCCTTAGTCTGCTGA
- the znf319b gene encoding zinc finger protein 319, translating to MTEAWQQHAVAPPPVVHTIPPGAENALGCAVYGIVLQPDPPSLQQQQPQQHHGAQQHGGGQHSQQQHPAQAQQPSLQVGGEGGHKCGACGHDISHLANPHEHQCMVSQDRSFQCTQCMKIFHQATDLLEHQCVQVEQKPFVCGVCKMGFSLLTSLAQHHTSHNSSNPMKCSICEKTYRPGSSGNATPTSSATNPQQPSSDGASASGSSSITFPSARDRPYKCSVCQKGFKHLSELARHERVHTGEKPFKCDTCDKSFSQSSHLAHHQRTHSSERPYKCAVCEKSFKHRSHLVRHMYAHSGEHLFKCNLCELHFKESSELLHHPCHPQGARPFRCATCGKGFKRPSDLRQHERTHSEERPFHCEECQMSFKQQYALVRHRRTHKNPADRPFKCNLCDKGFLQPSHLLYHQHVHGMENLFKCASCQKEFSQSGELLRHKCGESSSGSGSADKPYKCDVCGKGYKKSSTLQRHQNSHCQEKPLKCSLCDRRFLSSSEFVQHRCDPSREKPLKCPDCEKRFKYTSDLQRHRRVHTGEKPYKCASCDKGFKQREHLAKHQSVHSREAQFKCVWCGERFSDLGSLQEHTVQHTAEGGGYPVPPCI from the exons ATGACCGAGGCATGGCAGCAACATGCTGTGGCGCCTCCCCCGGTGGTCCACACCATCCCCCCGGGGGCAGAGAACGCCTTGGGCTGCGCGGTGTACGGCATCGTGCTCCAGCCGGACCCCCCcagcctgcagcagcagcagccccagCAGCACCACGGGGCCCAGCAGCACGGAGGAGGccagcacagccagcagcagcacccaGCCCAGGCCCAGCAGCCCTCCCTGCAG gtaggaggagagggaggacacaaGTGTGGGGCCTGCGGCCACGACATCTCCCACCTGGCGAACCCACACGAGCACCAGTGCATGGTGAGCCAGGATCGCTCCTTCCAGTGCACCCAGTGTATGAAGATCTTCCACCAGGCGACTGATCTGCTGGAGCATCAGTGCGTGCAG GTGGAGCAGAAGCCGTTTGTGTGCGGGGTGTGTAAGATGGGCTTCTCCCTACTCACCTCGCTGGCGCAGCACCACACCTCGCACAACAGCAGCAACCCTATGAAGTGCTCCATCTGTGAGAAGACCTACCGGCCCGGTTCCTCGGGCAACGCCACGCCCACCTCCTCCGCCACCAATCCCCAGCAGCCGTCCAGCGACGGCGCGTCGGCCAGCGGTAGCTCCTCCATCACCTTCCCCTCGGCCCGCGACCGCCCCTATAAGTGCTCCGTCTGCCAGAAGGGCTTCAAGCACCTGTCGGAGCTGGCCCGCCACGAGCGCGTGCACACGGGCGAGAAGCCCTTCAAGTGCGACACGTGCGACAAGAGCTTCAGCCAGTCGTCCCACCTGGCGCACCACCAGCGCACGCACAGCTCCGAGCGCCCGTACAAGTGCGCCGTGTGCGAGAAGAGCTTCAAGCACCGCTCCCACCTGGTCCGCCACATGTACGCCCACTCCGGGGAGCACCTGTTCAAGTGCAACCTGTGCGAGCTGCACTTCAAGGAGTCGTCGGAGCTGCTGCACCACCCCTGCCACCCCCAGGGCGCCCGCCCCTTCCGCTGCGCCACCTGCGGCAAGGGCTTCAAGCGCCCGTCGGACCTGCGCCAGCACGAGCGCACGCACTCGGAGGAACGGCCGTTCCACTGCGAGGAGTGCCAGATGAGCTTCAAGCAGCAGTACGCCCTGGTGCGCCACCGGCGCACCCACAAGAACCCCGCCGACCGGCCCTTCAAGTGCAACCTGTGCGACAAGGGCTTCCTGCAGCCCTCCCACCTGCTCTACCACCAGCACGTCCACGGCATGGAGAACCTCTTCAAGTGCGCCTCCTGCCAGAAGGAGTTCAGCCAGTCGGGGGAGCTCCTGCGCCACAAGTGCGGCGAGTCGTCCTCCGGCTCCGGCTCGGCCGACAAGCCGTACAAGTGCGACGTGTGCGGGAAGGGCTACAAGAAGAGCTCCACCCTGCAGCGGCACCAGAACTCGCACTGCCAGGAGAAGCCGCTCAAGTGCTCCCTGTGCGACCGGCGCTTCCTGTCGTCGTCCGAGTTCGTGCAGCACCGCTGCGACCCGTCCCGCGAGAAGCCCCTCAAGTGTCCCGACTGTGAGAAGCGTTTCAAGTACACCTCCGATCTGCAGAGGCACCGGCGCGTGCACACGGGCGAGAAGCCCTACAAGTGTGCCAGCTGCGATAAGGGCTTCAAGCAGAGGGAGCACCTGGCCAAGCACCAGAGTGTGCATTCGCGCGAGGCccagtttaagtgtgtgtggtgcgggGAGCGTTTCAGCGACCTGGGCTCTTTACAGGAGCACACTGTACAGCACACTGCTGAGGGAGGGGGCTATCCGGTCCCTCCCTGCATCTAG
- the cfap263 gene encoding LOW QUALITY PROTEIN: cilia- and flagella-associated protein 263 (The sequence of the model RefSeq protein was modified relative to this genomic sequence to represent the inferred CDS: inserted 1 base in 1 codon; deleted 1 base in 1 codon; substituted 1 base at 1 genomic stop codon): protein MAEVEEIVTEADKRHIVKLIADLRRSNAVLRAETDMYERYINRIDPRDLVLQPPPESQGATQPEAGTSRRKSKAKTAAVDCKPQLTPEQKCDIAHRELDETREDLEKLKESSERVLHNYKATLEEADIRLVELKKASYEFDRDVAKVLKEKRGVIVAAEKIVRYMEDRMRAKDTLMEKLRLRSAALQVQKRKLQLQLRQKEEMGEALLEVDFKQLKIENSQYLERIDERNADLLRLKLQAGNTLQVLNSYKKKLQIMTCESMLLSSDCASRKEMLVKIEEEALQAEEVTXHTHTHIHRSMXDWFRKEHIYHSAGVEHVTQIRKLQERLKAETLNRKLRGQLADYRVPHVLQYITAKDSHSQLEQSVRTWERKVEISEMALKTHTKAWNKVRASVGAGPGPGPITSAVARLGPITGPVAGPRPTTRPGGGAVVGW from the exons ATGGCTGAAGTGGAAGAAATTGTTACTGAAGCAGATAAAAGACATATCGTGAAACTTATCGCGGATTTAAG ACGCTCCAATGCGGTTCTACGGGCAGAGACGGACATGTACGAACGGTACATCAACCGTATCGACCCCAGAGACCTGGTCCTGCAGCCGCCGCCTGAGAGCCAGGGTGCCACGCAGCCCGAAGCTGGAACA aGCCGGAGGAAGTCCAAGGCCAAGACCGCAGCTGTAGACTGTAAGCCGCAACTGACTCCGGAGCAGAAATGTGATATAGCGCATAGAGAGCTGGACGAGACCCGAGAGGACCTGGAGAAACTGAAAGAGAGCTCTGAGAGAGTCCTTCACAATTACAAG gctactTTGGAGGAGGCTGACATCAGGCTGGTGGAATTGAAGAAGGCCAGTTATGAGTTTGACCGGGATGTGGCCAAGGtgctgaaggagaagagaggggtgatAGTGGCGGCGGAGAAGATTGTCAGATACATGGAGGATAGGATGAGGGCCAAG gacacGCTGATGGAGAAGCTGCGTCTCAGAAGCGCCGCGCTGCAGGTGCAGAAGAGGaagctgcagctgcagctgcggcagaaggaggagatgggCGAGGCCCTCCTCGAGGTGGACTTCAAGCAGCTGAAGATCGAGAACAGCCAGTACCTGGAGCGCATCGACGAGCGCAACGCAGACCTCCTCCGACTCAAACTGCAGGCAGGGAACACCCTGCAGGTCCTCAACTCCTACAAG AAGAAGCTGCAGATCATGACGTGCGAGTCCATGTTGCTGAGCAGTGACTGCGCCTCCAGGAAGGAAATGCTGgtgaagatagaggaggaggcccTACAGGCCGAGGAggtga cccacacacacacacacattcatagatCCATGTAAGACTGGTTCCGTAAAGAACACATCTATCATAGCGCAGGGGTTGAACATGTGACT CAGATCAGGAAGCTGCAG GAGCGCTTGAAAGCCGAGACTCTGAACAGGAAGTTGCGTGGCCAGCTGGCGGACTACCGTGTTCCTCATGTGCTGCAGTACATCacggccaaggactcccacagCCAGCTGGAGCAGAGCGTACGCACCTgggagaggaaggtggagatctctgag ATGGCTCTGAAGACTCACACCAAGGCCTGGAACAAAGTTAGGGCCTCCGTTGGGGcggggccaggaccagggccaatAACAAGTGCAGTGGCCAGGCTTGGGCCAATCACAGGACCCGTGGCTGGGCCCAGGCCAACCACAAGGCCCGGGGGAGGAGCTGTGGTGGGTTGGTGA
- the usb1 gene encoding U6 snRNA phosphodiesterase 1 isoform X1, which produces MMLVNYSSSSEDETEVLENAKRRQMCNNDGRLRKKHKSEVSSHRNNCDDHESLSVTGTNAKRHESKTKSEPTLSRLPLPDSLLDMFTGEGEDSDTENSSCHKGRIRSFKHERGNWATYVYFPYLPEEEFLELLDEMLALAAAHGVPLSRAQDFHLSMSQTVVLRHHWIQPFTQSLRTGLSDCRRLVCSAEKLRVYSNAEKTRTFLGMEVSSGHSQLLQIMKTVDGTMEEFRLETFYKNPSFHVSLAWCVGDFTDCMRTCLQKLQGLVDCHEDGRFLLRVDCQELRCKSGNKIFSFPLVC; this is translated from the exons ATGATGTTAGTTAACTACAGTAGCAGCTCAGAAGATGAAACTGAAGTTTTGGAAAATGCAAAGAGGCGCCAAATGTGTAACAATGATGGCAGGTTGAGAAAGAAACACAAGTCAGAGGTCTCCAGTCACAG GAACAACTGCGATGACCATGAGTCTCTCTCAGTTACTGGTACTAATGCCAAAAGGCACGAGTCCAAAACGAAGTCAGAACCAACGCTTTCCAGACTGCCACTCCCTGATAGCCTGTTGGACATGTTcacaggggaaggggaggactcTGACACGGAAAACAGCTCATGTCACAAAGGACGGATACGCTCCTTCAAACATGAGAGGGGGAACTGGGCCACATATGTGTACTTTCCAT ACCTTCCAGAAGAGGAgttcctggagctgctggatGAGATGCTGGCATTAGCAGCGGCCCATGGGGTCCCGCTGTCCCGGGCACAGGACTTCCACCTCAGCATGTCCCAGACAGTGGTACTGCGACACCACTGGATCCAGCCCTTCACACAGTCCCTCAGAACCGGCCTGAGCGACTGCAGGAG GCTTGTGTGTTCAGCAGAGAAACTGAGGGTCTACTCCAATGCAGAGAAAACCAG AACCTTCCTGGGGATGGAAGTCTCTAGTGGGCATTCTCAGTTGTTGCAGATAATGAAGACAGTCGATGGAACCATGGAGGAGTTCCGCCTGGAGACATTCTACAAG AATCCATCGTTCCATGTCAGTCTGGCCTGGTGCGTGGGGGACTTTACTGATTGTATGCGTACCTGTCTACAAAAGCTCCAG GGCCTGGTTGACTGCCATGAAGATGGACGGTTCCTGCTGAGGGTGGACTGTCAGGAGCTTCGCTGCAAATCAGGGAACAAGATCTTCTCTTTCCCCTTAGTCTGCTGA
- the csnk2a2b gene encoding casein kinase II subunit alpha': MPGPAAGSKSRVYADVNTLKSREYWDYEAHVPSWSNQEDYQLVRKLGRGKYSEVFEAININNNEKVVVKILKPVKKKKIKREIKILENLRGGTNIIRLVDTVKDPVSRTPALVFECINNTDFKELYQKLTDFDIRFYMYELLKALDYCHSMGIMHRDVKPHNVMIDHQMRKLRLIDWGLAEFYHPAQEYNVRVASRYFKGPELLVDYQMYDYSLDMWSLGCMLASMIFRKEPFFHGQDNYDQLVRIAKVLGTDELFGYLRKYHIELDPRFKDLLGQQSRKRWEQFVQTENQHLVSPEALDLLDKLLRYDHQQRLTATEAMEHPYFYPVVKEQSLSNSDGNMVSTGSTTAR; this comes from the exons ATGCCGGGCCCGGCGGCCGGTAGTAAATCTCGGGTGTACGCCGATGTCAACACTCTGAAGAGCAGGGAATATTGGGACTATGAGGCCCACGTGCCCAGCTGGAG TAACCAGGAGGACTACCAGTTGGTGCGCAAGCTGGGCAGGGGGAAGTACAGCGAGGTGTTTGAAGCtatcaacatcaacaacaatgaGAAGGTGGTGGTGAAGATCCTCAAG CCTGTCAAGAAAAAGAAGATCAAACGTGAAATCAAGATCCTGGAGAACCTAAGAGGAGGAACCAACATCATCCGATTGGTCGACACAGTAAAGGACCCTGTG tcccGAACGCCTGCGCTTGTCTTTGAATGCATCAATAACACAGATTTTAAG GAGCTCTACCAGAAGTTAACAGATTTTGATATACGTTTTTACATGTATGAACTGCTGAAG GCTCTGGACTACTGCCACAGTATGGGGATCATGCACCGTGACGTCAAACCTCACAATGTGATGATCGACCACCAGATGAGGAAG ctgcgtCTGATAGACTGGGGCCTAGCGGAGTTCTACCATCCTGCCCAGGAGTACAATGTCAGGGTGGCATCTCGATACTTCAAAGGTCCTGAACTCCTGGTGGACTACcag ATGTATGACTACAGTCTGGACATGTGGAGTCTGGGCTGTATGCTGGCCAGCATGATCTTCAGGAAAGAGCCTTTCTTCCACGGCCAAGACAACTacgaccag ctgGTCCGCATTGCCAAAGTGCTGGGGACCGACGAGCTGTTTGGATACCTGCGCAAATACCACATCGAACTGGACCCTCGCTTCAAGGACTTGTTAGGACA GCAGAGCAGGAAGCGCTGGGAGCAGTTTGTCCAGACGGAGAACCAGCACCTGGTGAGTCCAGAGGCCCTGGACTTGCTGGACAAGCTGCTGCGCTACGACCACCAGCAGAGGCTGACGGCCACCGAGGCCATGGAGCACCCCTACTTCT ACCCCGTGGTAAAGGAGCAGTCTTTGTCCAATTCTGATGGCAACATGGTGTCCACTGGATCAACTACAGCTCGATGA